One genomic region from Amycolatopsis sp. FBCC-B4732 encodes:
- a CDS encoding XRE family transcriptional regulator: MPRAEKPLAPDGSALTEFAAGLRALRENAGNPSYRELARRAHFSATTLSDAAGGRRLPSLAVTLAYVRACDGDAGEWERRWRATAAELTTPAPAEATAPYRGLDAYDREDAGLFFGRDRLVDTLIAAVAAHRCVVVTGPSGAGKTSLLRAGLLPRLSGAVVFTTAGDRLPEGDALVVVDQCEELFAPGRDDDRARFAAALRTGGPRVVLAVRADVADRCAELAGPRETPARVEVGPMTADELRQAITAPAARARCLVETPLLTTAVALAHGRPGALPWLSHALLETWRRRSGTRLTLAGFQAAGEFGGPAAGAAEAVFDALGPPGRAVARDLFRRLADPGEGARAVSADELDDTPLAAGVVERFVRARVLVRDAHRLRPAHETLLGAWPRLAAWLEEDGAERRTHRELTQAAATWRRHDRDPSLLLRGAHLAAVRAWARHPRHLTVHERAYLDASTAAETRPRRRGWLAALLAALCVLSAAAGLGGQPVCGPVALPRADRCPDLCRPAAAAPAPDNAEALDLG; encoded by the coding sequence ATGCCGCGCGCTGAGAAGCCCTTGGCGCCGGACGGCTCCGCGCTGACCGAGTTCGCGGCCGGCCTGCGGGCGCTGCGGGAGAACGCGGGGAACCCCTCCTACCGCGAACTGGCGCGCCGGGCGCACTTCTCCGCCACCACGCTGTCCGACGCGGCGGGCGGGCGCCGGCTGCCGAGCCTGGCGGTGACCCTGGCGTACGTCCGCGCCTGCGACGGTGACGCCGGCGAGTGGGAACGCCGCTGGCGCGCGACGGCGGCCGAGCTGACGACCCCGGCCCCGGCCGAGGCCACCGCTCCCTACCGCGGGCTCGACGCCTACGACCGCGAGGACGCCGGCCTGTTCTTCGGCCGGGACCGGCTCGTCGACACCCTGATCGCCGCCGTCGCGGCCCACCGCTGCGTGGTCGTGACCGGTCCGTCGGGCGCCGGGAAGACGTCGCTCCTGCGCGCCGGCCTGCTGCCGCGCTTGAGCGGCGCGGTCGTCTTCACGACCGCGGGGGACCGGCTGCCCGAGGGGGACGCGCTGGTCGTCGTCGACCAGTGCGAAGAGCTCTTCGCACCCGGCCGCGACGACGACCGGGCACGGTTCGCCGCCGCGCTGCGCACGGGCGGGCCGCGGGTCGTGCTCGCCGTGCGCGCGGACGTCGCGGACCGCTGCGCGGAACTGGCCGGCCCGCGCGAGACGCCGGCCCGCGTCGAGGTCGGGCCGATGACCGCCGACGAACTGCGGCAGGCGATCACCGCCCCGGCCGCGCGCGCCCGCTGCCTGGTCGAGACGCCGCTGCTGACCACGGCCGTCGCCCTCGCCCACGGGCGGCCCGGCGCGCTGCCGTGGCTGTCGCACGCGCTGCTCGAGACGTGGCGGCGGCGCAGCGGCACCCGGCTGACCCTCGCCGGTTTCCAGGCGGCGGGGGAGTTCGGCGGACCGGCGGCCGGCGCGGCGGAGGCCGTGTTCGACGCGCTCGGGCCACCCGGGCGGGCCGTCGCCCGCGACCTGTTCCGCCGGCTCGCCGACCCCGGGGAAGGCGCCAGGGCCGTCAGCGCCGACGAACTCGACGACACCCCGCTCGCCGCCGGCGTCGTCGAGCGGTTCGTCCGGGCGCGGGTGCTCGTGCGCGACGCCCACCGGCTCCGGCCGGCCCACGAGACGCTGCTGGGTGCCTGGCCGCGCCTGGCCGCGTGGCTGGAAGAGGACGGCGCGGAGCGGCGCACCCACCGCGAACTCACCCAGGCGGCCGCCACCTGGCGCCGCCACGACCGGGACCCGAGCCTGCTCCTGCGCGGCGCTCACCTCGCGGCCGTTCGTGCGTGGGCCCGGCACCCGCGGCATCTCACCGTCCACGAGCGGGCCTATCTCGACGCCAGTACCGCCGCCGAGACGCGCCCCCGGCGCCGGGGATGGCTGGCCGCGCTGCTCGCGGCCCTGTGCGTCCTCTCCGCGGCGGCCGGGCTCGGCGGCCAGCCGGTCTGCGGTCCGGTCGCCCTGCCGCGCGCCGATCGTTGTCCGGACCTTTGTCGTCCGGCGGCCGCGGCCCCGGCGCCGGACAACGCCGAGGCCCTAGACCTGGGGTAG
- a CDS encoding NUDIX domain-containing protein, which translates to MAQDTTWQIPKVAVAVDLAILTVREERLNILLVERAEAPYRGQLALPGGFIASEDEDIDVAAARELAEETGLAADRLHLEQLRTYGGPDRDPRGRVVTVCYLALVPDLPIPAAGGDARAARWEAVADVEGTDAPVAFDHRAIIADAVERARGKLEYTTLATAFCAAEFTISELRRVYEIVWGHRLDHRNFHRKITGVTGFLVPTGDRTARDGGRPAALYRRGPATVLHPPILRGHNLNDAESEIA; encoded by the coding sequence GTGGCCCAGGACACGACATGGCAGATCCCCAAGGTCGCGGTCGCCGTCGACCTCGCGATCCTCACCGTCCGCGAAGAGCGGCTGAACATCCTGCTCGTCGAGCGCGCGGAAGCGCCCTACCGCGGGCAGCTCGCGCTCCCGGGCGGGTTCATCGCCTCCGAGGACGAGGACATCGACGTCGCGGCCGCCCGCGAGCTGGCCGAGGAGACCGGCCTGGCGGCCGATCGGCTGCATCTGGAACAGTTGCGGACCTACGGCGGGCCGGACCGTGATCCTCGGGGGAGGGTGGTGACCGTGTGCTACCTGGCGCTGGTGCCCGACCTGCCCATCCCGGCGGCGGGCGGGGACGCGCGCGCCGCGCGCTGGGAAGCGGTCGCCGACGTCGAGGGCACGGACGCGCCGGTCGCCTTCGACCACCGGGCGATCATCGCCGACGCGGTGGAGCGGGCGCGCGGCAAGCTCGAGTACACGACCCTCGCCACGGCGTTCTGCGCGGCCGAGTTCACGATCAGCGAGCTGCGGCGCGTCTACGAAATCGTCTGGGGCCACCGGCTCGACCACCGCAACTTCCACCGCAAGATCACCGGGGTGACCGGCTTCCTGGTACCCACCGGCGACCGGACGGCCCGGGACGGCGGCCGGCCCGCCGCGCTCTACCGGCGTGGCCCGGCGACGGTCCTGCACCCGCCGATCCTGCGCGGGCACAACCTGAACGACGCAGAAAGCGAGATCGCGTGA
- a CDS encoding 5'-methylthioadenosine/S-adenosylhomocysteine nucleosidase, with the protein MNDVPEPTIVVLTALEVEYAAVRALLAGRRVETHRSGTRFEVGRPPRGRGSAVLALTGQGNQAAAILTERAIATYDPRALLFVGVAGALHDDLEPGDVVVGTKVYGYHGGKDEDSGFRARPQAWEIPYELDQIARHVAREEDWLPEGRRPSVHFRPIAAGEVVLNSRTTPLAEQLRTNYDDAAAIEMESAGVAKAGHLNRNLPVVAVRGISDKADGHKHAADQAGWQPVAAANAAAFAFALAAELP; encoded by the coding sequence GTGAACGACGTTCCGGAACCCACGATCGTGGTGCTGACCGCGCTGGAGGTGGAGTACGCGGCCGTGCGGGCGCTGCTGGCCGGGCGCCGGGTGGAGACCCACCGCTCGGGCACCCGGTTCGAGGTGGGCCGCCCGCCGCGCGGCCGGGGCTCGGCCGTCCTCGCGCTGACCGGCCAGGGCAACCAGGCGGCGGCCATCCTCACCGAACGCGCGATCGCCACCTACGACCCGCGGGCGCTGCTGTTCGTCGGCGTCGCCGGTGCCCTGCACGACGACCTCGAGCCCGGCGACGTCGTCGTGGGCACCAAGGTCTACGGCTACCACGGCGGCAAAGACGAGGATTCCGGCTTCCGCGCCCGGCCGCAGGCGTGGGAGATCCCCTACGAGCTCGACCAGATCGCCCGGCACGTCGCCCGCGAGGAGGACTGGCTCCCCGAGGGGCGCCGTCCGTCGGTGCACTTCCGGCCGATCGCCGCCGGGGAGGTCGTGCTCAACTCGCGCACCACTCCCCTGGCCGAGCAGCTGCGCACGAACTACGACGACGCCGCCGCGATCGAGATGGAAAGCGCCGGCGTCGCCAAGGCGGGTCACCTCAACCGGAACCTGCCGGTGGTCGCCGTCCGGGGCATCAGCGACAAGGCCGACGGCCACAAGCACGCTGCCGACCAGGCCGGCTGGCAGCCCGTCGCGGCGGCGAACGCGGCGGCCTTCGCCTTCGCCCTCGCCGCCGAGCTCCCGTGA
- the fxsT gene encoding FxSxx-COOH system tetratricopeptide repeat protein has product MTATVVVLTALETEYAAVRAVLGDRRVTAHPSGTRFEVGVPPAGGATIVLALTGQGNQGAAVLTERAIATFAPSALLFVGIAGALHDDLGPGDVVVATKVYGYHGGKDEDDGFRNRPQAWEIPHELDQIARHVAREGRWLPDSPGPPPPVHFRPIAAGEVVLGSRTAPLAARLRTAYDDAAAIEMESAGVAKAGHLNHGLPVLTVRGIGDDGAEVTAAAHAAAFALALAVEVPARPGGVTTGVHWPHRAGVVPARADGFQDREVTLDAITVLSGLGGVGKTQLAADFAERAWAAREVDLLAWITAESRDAILTAYAQLAKTLTGIDDADPEQGARRLLEWLASTPKRWLLVLDDVQHPADLHGLWPPAAGRVVLTTRRRDAALAGDRRRIVDVGQFTAAESRAYLNRKLAARPHLADDVAGLADDLGHLPLALAQAAAYVLDRELPCSAYRQRFRERKLAAVLPDDHQATVTATWALSIAHADRLEPAGLAGPLLRFLSVLDPHGIPHSVLTAPAALDFLRKATRRRPTAEDARDALGCLHRLNLVSLDPHAVRVHALVQRASRDDLRPKDFARITRAAADALVQAWPPVESDRTLVQALRRSTFALQATGDVEQLWRRGCHVALFQAGRSLRENGQPGAAITYFGQLGRTAADRLGGTHLDTSIARFDLAVSLGDSGDPRGAVEALSGLLANLDRVPGRTHELTLTARSTLASYLGQTGNFAGAVAVYESLLPDLERVLGAEHQATSASRQNLAIMRDAAGDPSGVAEVERSVEERRRALGPDHPDTLSARVAAARLRGATGDLAGGMAAYESLLPDLERVFGPEHAATLTTRRAAAGLRGESGDLAGAVAHLEPLLADQRRVLGPDHPDVLNTRLGLAWFRGLAGEPAPAEYEALIQDQRRVLGPDHPDTFTARHNLAALRARAGDPAGAAAVVEGLLPDLSRVFGPGSPNVLTTRHNLARFRGWAGDPAGAVAALENLVPDLDRVLGPQHPTTLTARHTLATLRGETGDPSGAVAALEELIPVMDRVLGPEHPETTGALKDLKRFR; this is encoded by the coding sequence GTGACCGCCACGGTCGTGGTACTGACCGCCCTCGAAACGGAATACGCGGCCGTGCGGGCGGTGCTGGGCGACCGCCGCGTCACGGCGCACCCGTCGGGCACGCGGTTCGAGGTGGGCGTGCCGCCCGCCGGCGGGGCCACGATCGTCCTCGCGCTCACCGGCCAGGGCAACCAGGGCGCCGCCGTCCTGACCGAACGCGCGATCGCGACCTTCGCGCCCAGCGCGCTGCTGTTCGTCGGCATCGCCGGGGCGCTCCACGACGACCTCGGCCCCGGCGACGTCGTCGTGGCGACCAAGGTCTACGGCTACCACGGCGGCAAGGACGAGGACGACGGCTTCCGGAACCGGCCGCAGGCCTGGGAAATCCCGCACGAGCTCGACCAGATCGCCCGGCACGTCGCCCGCGAAGGGCGCTGGCTCCCGGACTCCCCCGGACCCCCGCCGCCGGTGCACTTCCGGCCGATCGCCGCCGGCGAAGTCGTGCTCGGCTCCCGCACCGCTCCCCTGGCCGCCCGGCTGCGCACCGCCTACGACGACGCGGCCGCGATCGAAATGGAAAGCGCGGGCGTCGCCAAAGCGGGTCACCTCAACCACGGCCTGCCGGTGCTGACCGTCCGGGGCATCGGCGACGACGGCGCCGAAGTGACCGCGGCCGCGCACGCCGCCGCGTTCGCGCTGGCCCTCGCCGTCGAAGTCCCGGCCCGGCCGGGCGGGGTGACGACGGGCGTGCACTGGCCGCACCGGGCCGGCGTGGTGCCCGCCCGCGCGGACGGCTTCCAGGACCGCGAAGTCACGCTCGACGCCATCACGGTGCTGTCCGGACTGGGCGGCGTCGGGAAGACGCAGCTGGCCGCGGACTTCGCCGAACGGGCGTGGGCCGCCCGCGAAGTCGACCTGCTGGCCTGGATCACCGCGGAGTCCCGCGACGCGATCCTGACGGCCTACGCGCAGCTGGCGAAGACGCTCACCGGCATCGACGACGCCGACCCGGAGCAGGGCGCACGCCGCCTCCTGGAGTGGCTCGCCTCGACCCCGAAGCGCTGGCTGCTGGTGCTCGACGACGTGCAGCACCCCGCGGACCTGCACGGCCTCTGGCCGCCGGCCGCCGGGCGGGTGGTCCTCACGACCCGGCGGCGCGACGCCGCACTCGCCGGCGACCGGCGGCGGATCGTCGACGTCGGCCAGTTCACCGCCGCGGAGTCGCGGGCGTACCTGAACCGCAAGCTCGCCGCCCGCCCGCACCTGGCCGACGACGTCGCCGGGCTGGCCGACGACCTCGGGCACCTGCCGCTGGCGCTCGCCCAGGCCGCGGCGTACGTCCTCGACCGCGAGCTGCCCTGTTCGGCGTACCGGCAGCGGTTCCGGGAACGCAAGCTGGCGGCGGTCCTGCCCGACGACCACCAGGCCACGGTGACGGCGACCTGGGCGTTGTCGATCGCCCACGCCGACCGGCTCGAACCCGCGGGCCTGGCCGGCCCGCTGCTGCGGTTCCTGAGCGTCCTCGATCCCCACGGCATCCCCCATTCCGTGCTCACCGCGCCGGCCGCGCTGGACTTCCTGCGCAAAGCGACCCGCCGGCGCCCGACCGCGGAAGACGCCCGCGACGCACTGGGCTGCCTGCACCGCCTGAACCTCGTCAGCCTCGACCCGCACGCGGTCCGCGTCCACGCCCTGGTGCAGCGCGCGAGCCGGGACGACCTGCGCCCCAAGGACTTCGCGCGGATCACGCGGGCGGCCGCGGACGCGCTGGTGCAGGCGTGGCCGCCGGTGGAGTCGGATCGGACGCTGGTGCAAGCGTTGCGGCGCAGCACTTTCGCCCTGCAGGCCACCGGTGACGTCGAGCAGCTCTGGCGCCGGGGGTGTCACGTGGCGCTCTTCCAAGCGGGCCGGAGCCTTCGCGAGAACGGGCAGCCCGGCGCGGCGATCACGTACTTCGGGCAGCTCGGCCGCACCGCGGCGGACCGACTCGGCGGCACCCACCTCGACACTTCGATCGCACGTTTCGACCTGGCGGTTTCCCTGGGAGACTCCGGCGACCCGCGCGGAGCTGTCGAGGCGCTGAGCGGCCTCCTCGCGAATCTGGACCGGGTCCCCGGGCGGACGCACGAGCTGACGTTGACCGCGCGCAGCACCTTGGCCAGTTACCTCGGCCAGACGGGGAACTTCGCCGGGGCGGTGGCGGTGTACGAGAGCCTCCTGCCGGACCTGGAGCGGGTGCTCGGGGCCGAGCACCAAGCCACCTCGGCCAGCCGGCAGAACCTCGCGATCATGCGGGACGCCGCCGGCGACCCGTCCGGCGTGGCCGAGGTCGAGCGGTCGGTCGAGGAGCGGCGTCGCGCGCTCGGCCCGGATCACCCCGACACCTTGAGCGCCCGCGTCGCCGCGGCCAGGCTTCGGGGCGCCACCGGGGACCTCGCCGGCGGCATGGCCGCCTACGAGAGTCTCCTGCCGGACCTGGAACGGGTGTTCGGGCCGGAGCACGCCGCCACCTTGACCACCCGCAGGGCCGCGGCCGGCTTGCGGGGCGAGTCGGGTGACCTCGCCGGAGCGGTGGCCCACCTCGAACCGTTGCTGGCCGACCAGCGACGCGTGCTCGGCCCCGACCACCCCGACGTGCTGAACACGCGCCTCGGCCTCGCCTGGTTCCGCGGCCTCGCCGGCGAACCGGCACCGGCCGAGTACGAGGCACTGATCCAGGACCAGCGGCGGGTCCTCGGCCCGGATCACCCCGACACCTTCACCGCCCGGCACAACCTCGCCGCGTTGCGGGCCAGAGCCGGAGATCCGGCCGGCGCGGCGGCCGTCGTCGAGGGATTGCTGCCGGACCTGAGCCGCGTGTTCGGGCCGGGCAGCCCGAACGTGCTGACCACCCGCCACAACCTCGCGCGCTTCCGCGGCTGGGCGGGAGATCCGGCGGGAGCCGTGGCAGCGCTGGAAAACCTCGTGCCGGACCTCGACCGCGTCCTCGGGCCGCAGCACCCCACCACGTTGACGGCTCGCCACACCCTCGCCACCTTGCGCGGCGAGACCGGGGACCCGTCCGGAGCCGTGGCGGCACTGGAGGAGTTGATCCCGGTCATGGACCGCGTCCTCGGACCGGAGCACCCCGAAACCACGGGCGCCCTCAAGGACCTCAAGCGCTTCCGGTGA
- a CDS encoding TetR/AcrR family transcriptional regulator, translating into MTGVREPQQERSRTTRRRLIEAALDSFGERGWHGVTVAGIAERAGVSRGAAQHHFPAREDLVVAAVDLLGQSQIDELRAQAADLPTGASRIERVVEMVLNLYTGPLFRAALQLWAVAATDDALRDVLVPLEARVGREAHRVAVELLGVDESRPGVRELVQATLDLGRGLGLANLLTDDTKRRKQIVREWARTLELRIAVTGSA; encoded by the coding sequence TTGACCGGCGTCCGCGAACCCCAGCAGGAACGCAGCCGCACCACGCGGCGGCGGCTGATCGAGGCCGCGCTCGACAGCTTCGGCGAGCGCGGCTGGCACGGCGTGACGGTGGCCGGGATCGCCGAGCGGGCGGGCGTTTCCCGCGGCGCGGCCCAGCACCACTTCCCGGCCCGCGAGGACCTCGTGGTGGCGGCGGTCGACCTGCTCGGCCAGTCCCAGATCGACGAGCTTCGTGCCCAGGCGGCGGACCTGCCGACCGGCGCGTCCCGGATCGAGCGCGTCGTCGAGATGGTGCTGAACCTCTACACCGGCCCGCTGTTCCGCGCGGCTCTGCAACTGTGGGCGGTCGCGGCGACCGACGACGCCCTGCGCGACGTGCTGGTGCCCCTGGAGGCCCGGGTCGGCCGCGAGGCGCACCGCGTGGCGGTGGAACTGCTCGGCGTCGACGAGTCCCGGCCCGGGGTGCGCGAGCTCGTCCAGGCCACTTTGGACCTGGGCCGCGGGCTCGGGCTGGCGAACCTGCTGACCGACGACACCAAGCGGCGCAAGCAGATCGTGCGCGAGTGGGCGCGGACGCTGGAGCTGCGGATCGCGGTCACCGGAAGCGCTTGA
- a CDS encoding NAD(P)-dependent oxidoreductase yields MAGLDGRTIIMSGGSRGIGEAIALRAAKDGANVALLAKTAEPHPKLPGTIYTAAEAIEKAGGHALPILGDVRDDEGVAAAVAKTAEQFGGIDVVVNNASAIDLTPTEQVGMKRYDLMQDINARGTFLLSKLAIPHLRASENAHILTLSPPISLDEKWFTAGHLAYSIAKYSMSLVTVGLAAELKGDGVSVNSLWPRTTIDTAAIRNVVGAELASRSRTPEIMADAAYAILTKPSGEATGNFFLDDEVLRAEGVTDFAKYRAGDTAEEDLQLDFWVDPA; encoded by the coding sequence ATGGCTGGTTTGGACGGCAGGACGATCATCATGTCCGGCGGCAGCCGGGGGATCGGTGAAGCGATCGCGCTGCGGGCCGCGAAGGATGGCGCGAACGTGGCGCTGCTGGCCAAGACCGCCGAGCCGCACCCGAAGCTGCCCGGCACGATCTACACGGCGGCGGAAGCGATCGAGAAGGCCGGCGGGCACGCGCTGCCGATCCTCGGCGACGTCCGCGACGACGAGGGTGTCGCGGCCGCCGTGGCGAAGACCGCCGAGCAGTTCGGCGGCATCGACGTCGTGGTGAACAACGCCAGCGCGATCGACCTGACGCCGACCGAGCAGGTCGGCATGAAGCGCTACGACCTGATGCAGGACATCAACGCGCGCGGCACGTTCCTGCTGTCCAAACTGGCCATTCCGCACCTGCGCGCTTCGGAGAACGCCCACATCCTGACGCTGTCGCCGCCGATCAGCCTCGACGAGAAGTGGTTCACCGCCGGGCACCTCGCCTACAGCATCGCGAAGTACTCGATGAGCCTGGTGACCGTCGGGCTGGCGGCGGAGCTGAAGGGCGACGGCGTCTCGGTCAACTCGCTGTGGCCGCGCACGACGATCGACACCGCGGCGATCCGCAACGTCGTCGGCGCCGAACTGGCTTCGCGCAGCCGCACGCCGGAGATCATGGCCGACGCCGCGTACGCGATCCTGACGAAGCCGAGCGGCGAGGCCACCGGGAACTTCTTCCTGGACGACGAAGTGCTGCGCGCGGAGGGCGTCACCGACTTCGCGAAGTACCGCGCCGGCGACACCGCGGAGGAAGACCTGCAGCTCGACTTCTGGGTGGACCCGGCTTGA
- a CDS encoding acyl-CoA dehydrogenase family protein, giving the protein MNAMNFIEPEERIALRKAVAELGTKYGHEYYARKARADEKTHELWDEAGRLGYLGVNIPEEYGGGGAGIADLAAVLEELAAAGSPLLLMVVSPAICGTVISRFGTDEQKKQWLPGIADGSKRMVFAITEPDAGSNSHKITTTAKRDGDGWVLSGRKVYISGVDEADAVLVVGRMEDSKTGKLKPALFILPTGTDGFEYTKIPMDIIAPENQFSLFLDDVKLPAEALVGEEDAAIAQLFAGLNPERIMGASFSLGIARYALSKAVGYANQRQVWGTPIGSHQGLAHPLAEIKIELELAKLMTQKAASLYDSGDDFGAGESANMAKYAAAEVAIRATDQAVQTHGGNGLATEYGLGTLVTAVRLGRIAPVSREMVLNFVGQHSLGLPKSY; this is encoded by the coding sequence AGCGGATCGCGCTTCGCAAGGCCGTCGCCGAACTGGGCACCAAGTACGGGCACGAGTACTACGCGCGCAAGGCGCGGGCGGACGAGAAAACCCACGAGCTGTGGGACGAGGCCGGCCGGCTGGGCTACCTCGGCGTCAACATCCCCGAGGAGTACGGCGGCGGGGGCGCGGGCATCGCCGACCTCGCCGCGGTGCTCGAAGAACTCGCCGCGGCGGGCTCGCCGCTGCTGCTCATGGTCGTCTCGCCGGCCATCTGCGGCACCGTGATCTCCCGGTTCGGCACCGACGAGCAGAAGAAGCAGTGGCTGCCCGGGATCGCCGACGGCAGCAAGCGGATGGTCTTCGCGATCACCGAGCCCGACGCCGGGTCGAACTCGCACAAGATCACCACCACCGCCAAGCGCGACGGCGACGGCTGGGTCCTCAGTGGACGCAAGGTCTACATCTCCGGCGTCGACGAGGCCGACGCGGTGCTCGTCGTCGGGCGCATGGAGGACTCGAAGACCGGCAAGCTCAAGCCGGCGCTGTTCATCCTGCCGACCGGCACCGACGGCTTCGAGTACACGAAGATCCCGATGGACATCATCGCGCCGGAGAACCAGTTCTCGCTGTTCCTCGACGACGTCAAGCTCCCGGCCGAGGCGCTGGTCGGCGAAGAGGACGCGGCCATCGCGCAGCTGTTCGCGGGCCTCAACCCCGAACGCATCATGGGTGCGTCGTTCTCCCTCGGCATCGCGCGCTACGCGTTGAGCAAGGCTGTCGGCTACGCGAACCAGCGGCAGGTCTGGGGCACCCCGATCGGCTCCCACCAGGGCCTCGCGCACCCGCTGGCCGAGATCAAGATCGAGCTGGAGCTGGCGAAGCTGATGACGCAGAAGGCGGCGTCGCTCTACGACTCCGGCGACGACTTCGGCGCGGGGGAGTCGGCCAACATGGCCAAGTACGCCGCCGCCGAGGTCGCCATCCGCGCGACCGACCAGGCCGTGCAGACCCACGGCGGCAACGGCCTCGCCACCGAATACGGCCTCGGCACCCTGGTCACGGCGGTGCGCCTGGGCCGGATCGCCCCGGTCAGCCGCGAGATGGTGCTCAACTTCGTCGGCCAGCACAGCCTCGGCCTGCCCAAGTCCTACTGA